The DNA segment ATGGACTCCCACCGAACTGAAGGCAAATCACAAGACGGTCCTAAAAAAGCTCGGAAAGCACTACGGGATCAACGTGGATGTGGTCTCCGCAGTCAAGGACGTGAATACGGATGGGTCGGAGGTGCCAAATGCCGAATAGCGTTCCCGATATCAATCCCACCAATAGCAGCCGAATGCACTGGGTCGATCAAAACGGCACCGCCTGCGGGGGAAACAGGATGCGCCTTGAGGGAACGACATGCATGGAGGTGAAACAATGCCAAGACGTAAGACTTACCATGTGACTCCTCGGACCGACGGCGGCTGGAACGTCAAAGAAGAAAATGCGTCAAGGGCGTCCAGCAGCCACGATACGAAGGCCGAGGCCATAGCCCGTGCCAAGGAATCGGCGAAGAAGCAGGCGCTTGGACAGGTGATCATTCACAAGCAGGACGGTACGATCCAGACGGAACACACATACGGCAAGGATCCGTATCCGCCCGAAGGGTAACAGGGACGTTTCGGATGAGCTTCCGCTTCTGGAGACGAATCAGGATCGCACCGGGCGTCACCCTGAACCTGAGCAAATCGGGCGGATCCCTCTCGTTCGGGCCGCGCGGGGCGAAGTTCACCATCGGTCCGAGGGGCAAGCGGGCCACGGTGGGCATCCCGGGAACAGGCCTTTTCTACACGACCACGCTTCCGAGCGGGAGGTCCAGCGGTAGGAGAAGCGCGTCCTACTCCGCTCCGGCCGTT comes from the Dissulfurirhabdus thermomarina genome and includes:
- a CDS encoding DUF4236 domain-containing protein, which codes for MSFRFWRRIRIAPGVTLNLSKSGGSLSFGPRGAKFTIGPRGKRATVGIPGTGLFYTTTLPSGRSSGRRSASYSAPAV
- a CDS encoding DUF2188 domain-containing protein, producing MPRRKTYHVTPRTDGGWNVKEENASRASSSHDTKAEAIARAKESAKKQALGQVIIHKQDGTIQTEHTYGKDPYPPEG